The Desulfoscipio gibsoniae DSM 7213 genome contains a region encoding:
- a CDS encoding ABC1 kinase family protein — MRLQLQKRYKHFKRYREIANVLVKHGFGFLLNSLGLAEFSPPRRLAAEEKNAPVETKAVRLRMVLEELGPTFIKLGQLFSTRSDLFAPVFIKELEKLQDQVPPASFADIKELLELELGQTLSQIFNYFNPMPLAAASIGQVHEAQLVNGRRVAVKVQRPNIRAKMEVDMEIMYDLAGLAERHTTWGEIYKFTEMVEEFEHILHEELDFILEARHAETLAHNFAGERHVVIPAVYWDYTTKKVLTLEFLEGIKLTESHKLVAAGHDPAVMARQLVEAVLKQILMDGFFHADPHPGNLLALPAGRLAFLDFGMMGYLEKELRNKVIKLVFGLINKDSTEILRAIMSFGVLPAQINMYQLRRDIEQLREKYYQVPLGQVSAAESLGDIMNLAYRYRIKVPIELNMVIKALIITEGIATRLDPQISIVQVIEPLGQKLLRHRFSPESIRKFFWDNINDYHILFTRLPGQLSQIIELFTRGEIKVKTENPDLGRALLKLNTMVNRLVYSIIVGAMVISSSWLIRERITFWGVPLAEIGFVFAGVLGFWLLVMIIRSKFY; from the coding sequence TTGCGTTTGCAGCTTCAAAAACGTTATAAGCATTTTAAGCGCTACCGTGAAATAGCCAATGTGCTGGTTAAGCATGGCTTTGGATTTCTGCTAAATAGCCTTGGTTTGGCGGAATTTTCACCTCCCAGGCGGTTGGCCGCAGAGGAAAAAAACGCTCCCGTGGAGACCAAAGCGGTACGCCTGCGCATGGTGTTGGAGGAATTGGGTCCAACCTTTATTAAATTAGGCCAGCTTTTTTCCACCAGGTCAGACTTATTTGCACCTGTATTTATTAAAGAGTTGGAAAAATTACAGGATCAAGTACCCCCGGCATCTTTTGCGGACATTAAAGAATTGCTGGAGCTGGAGCTTGGTCAGACGCTGTCTCAAATATTTAATTATTTCAATCCCATGCCTCTGGCCGCTGCATCCATCGGTCAGGTGCACGAGGCTCAGCTGGTTAATGGCCGCCGGGTGGCGGTAAAGGTACAGCGACCAAATATCCGGGCTAAAATGGAAGTGGATATGGAAATAATGTATGACCTGGCCGGCCTGGCGGAGAGGCACACCACTTGGGGGGAGATTTATAAATTTACCGAGATGGTGGAAGAGTTTGAACATATCCTACACGAAGAGCTGGATTTTATACTGGAAGCCAGGCATGCCGAAACATTGGCCCATAATTTCGCCGGGGAACGGCATGTGGTCATCCCTGCGGTTTACTGGGACTATACAACCAAAAAAGTATTAACCCTGGAGTTTCTGGAGGGCATTAAACTGACAGAAAGTCACAAACTGGTGGCAGCGGGCCACGACCCGGCGGTAATGGCCCGGCAGCTGGTGGAAGCTGTGTTAAAACAAATACTAATGGATGGCTTTTTTCACGCAGACCCGCATCCAGGCAATTTACTGGCACTGCCGGCTGGGAGACTGGCTTTTCTGGATTTTGGCATGATGGGCTACCTGGAAAAGGAATTGCGCAATAAAGTCATTAAACTGGTATTTGGCTTAATCAACAAAGATTCCACGGAAATTTTACGGGCGATAATGAGTTTTGGCGTACTGCCCGCGCAAATAAACATGTATCAATTACGCAGGGACATTGAACAGCTGCGGGAAAAATACTACCAGGTTCCCCTGGGGCAGGTCAGTGCTGCAGAATCGCTGGGGGATATTATGAACCTGGCTTACCGCTACCGTATCAAGGTGCCTATTGAACTTAATATGGTTATCAAAGCACTGATCATCACCGAGGGTATCGCCACTCGGCTGGACCCCCAAATCAGCATCGTACAAGTTATTGAGCCCCTGGGGCAAAAGTTGCTGCGGCACCGGTTCAGTCCGGAAAGTATAAGAAAGTTCTTTTGGGATAATATTAACGATTACCACATTCTTTTTACCCGCCTGCCCGGACAATTAAGCCAGATTATTGAACTGTTCACCAGGGGAGAAATCAAGGTTAAAACTGAGAACCCCGATTTAGGGCGGGCTTTATTAAAATTAAACACTATGGTAAACCGCCTGGTATATAGCATTATTGTAGGAGCCATGGTGATAAGTTCTTCATGGTTGATTAGGGAGCGGATTACTTTCTGGGGCGTCCCCCTGGCGGAAATAGGTTTTGTATTTGCCGGGGTATTGGGGTTCTGGTTGCTGGTTATGATTATCAGGTCTAAATTTTATTGA
- the hpt gene encoding hypoxanthine phosphoribosyltransferase, with product MHPDVEKVLISRMEIDEKVHELGNILSRDYAGKELLMVGILKGAVVFMADLARAMNIDVRIDFMAVSSYGASSKSTGVVRILKDLDKSIENCHVLIVEDIVDTGLTLNYLLDILQARNPASVRICTLLDKPSRREVNVPVDYNGFAIPDKFVVGYGLDYNEKYRHLPEIYVLKKEIYQSVK from the coding sequence TTGCACCCGGATGTGGAAAAAGTTTTAATCTCCAGGATGGAAATTGATGAAAAGGTGCATGAACTAGGAAATATTCTTTCCAGGGACTACGCCGGTAAAGAGCTTTTGATGGTGGGTATACTTAAGGGTGCTGTGGTGTTCATGGCTGATTTAGCCAGGGCCATGAATATCGATGTGCGAATTGACTTTATGGCGGTGTCCAGTTACGGGGCCTCCAGTAAATCAACGGGTGTGGTGCGCATATTAAAGGACCTGGATAAGAGTATTGAAAATTGCCATGTGCTTATTGTTGAGGATATTGTTGATACCGGACTTACTTTGAACTATCTGCTGGATATTTTACAGGCCCGTAACCCGGCCAGTGTGCGTATTTGCACACTGCTGGACAAGCCCTCCAGGCGGGAAGTAAATGTGCCGGTGGATTACAATGGCTTTGCTATACCTGATAAATTTGTGGTGGGATATGGACTTGATTACAATGAAAAGTACCGTCATTTACCTGAGATTTACGTATTGAAAAAAGAGATCTACCAAAGCGTCAAGTAG
- a CDS encoding DUF1540 domain-containing protein: protein MSRVNCFIEDCRFNNNMKCNAPKVSFKLRSNQSHNTAEHVLCSQYRPLP from the coding sequence ATGAGCAGGGTCAATTGTTTTATAGAGGACTGCCGGTTTAACAATAACATGAAATGTAACGCACCCAAGGTATCTTTCAAACTTCGAAGCAATCAATCTCATAATACAGCCGAACATGTATTGTGCTCGCAGTATCGGCCATTACCATGA
- a CDS encoding 2-phosphosulfolactate phosphatase: MRVKLIPVASISNPDVLIDTIAVVFDVLRATSTIVTALASGYQRVYPVAEADAALALARNHGFTLAGERGGETIAGFPYGNSPLEFINGPETDSRLTENGERSKSSNNTLNISDVLVLTTSNGTGAIRWAASANKVITGSLLNARAAARTVLREKRDISLVCAGTAGCFSLEDTLGAGFVLMEVIKQLNQATGRQPAASVDMDDLAAAAYGLARYYHNDPLSGLRAGQHGQKLLRLSHEEDLRWCAQLNRFDIAPVFTGKYIAINNAT; the protein is encoded by the coding sequence TTGAGGGTTAAATTGATACCTGTCGCCAGCATTTCCAACCCAGATGTATTGATTGATACGATAGCGGTTGTATTTGACGTATTGCGGGCTACCAGCACAATTGTAACAGCGCTGGCCTCGGGTTACCAGCGGGTTTACCCGGTAGCCGAAGCCGATGCAGCGTTGGCTCTGGCCCGAAATCACGGCTTCACGCTGGCTGGTGAACGAGGTGGCGAAACAATAGCCGGTTTCCCCTACGGCAATTCACCATTGGAGTTTATCAACGGGCCGGAAACAGATAGCCGGCTGACGGAAAACGGTGAAAGATCAAAATCCAGCAATAACACATTAAATATTAGCGATGTGTTGGTACTTACAACCTCAAACGGTACTGGAGCCATACGCTGGGCGGCGTCTGCCAATAAGGTGATCACCGGCTCACTGCTAAATGCCCGGGCTGCAGCTCGAACAGTCTTGCGGGAAAAGCGTGATATAAGTCTTGTATGTGCGGGTACAGCAGGGTGCTTTTCACTGGAGGACACGCTGGGAGCCGGTTTTGTTTTAATGGAGGTAATAAAACAGCTCAATCAGGCAACCGGTAGGCAGCCTGCAGCAAGTGTGGATATGGATGACCTGGCAGCGGCGGCATACGGGTTGGCCCGTTATTACCACAACGACCCGCTTTCCGGGCTGCGTGCCGGGCAGCACGGTCAAAAATTGCTGCGCCTGAGTCATGAAGAAGACCTGCGCTGGTGTGCCCAATTAAACCGTTTTGACATAGCTCCTGTATTTACGGGGAAGTATATTGCCATTAACAACGCCACTTAA
- a CDS encoding ATP-binding cassette domain-containing protein: protein MLKVKITKKLWHFTLELELKLDNRILVLWGHSGAGKTTFLHCLAGLRKPSSGVILLNDRTLYSSVDKVNIPTRLRNVGYLFQDYALFPHMTVKQNVMYGLKNHKSRHRTETPVNPLELLNSFGVGHLVDRYPSQLSGGEKQRVALARALTVQPELLLLDEPFSALDKKSKLKLRQELKDIHTLWQIPFILVSHDEEDAGFLGDRILTLNKGVPVAGPVAQLSADI, encoded by the coding sequence ATGCTTAAAGTCAAGATTACAAAAAAATTATGGCACTTTACCCTTGAACTTGAATTGAAGTTGGACAACCGTATCCTGGTGCTCTGGGGCCACTCCGGAGCCGGTAAGACAACATTTTTGCATTGCTTGGCCGGCTTGCGCAAACCATCATCCGGAGTCATTTTACTAAATGACAGGACCCTCTATTCTTCTGTGGATAAAGTTAACATACCTACCCGACTGAGGAACGTGGGCTATCTCTTTCAGGATTACGCATTGTTTCCTCACATGACCGTCAAACAAAACGTCATGTATGGTCTAAAAAACCATAAGAGTCGCCACCGGACCGAAACCCCGGTTAACCCCCTGGAGTTGCTTAACTCCTTCGGGGTAGGCCATCTGGTAGACCGCTACCCCAGCCAGCTTTCCGGCGGTGAGAAACAGCGAGTTGCTCTGGCGAGGGCCCTGACAGTACAACCAGAACTGCTGTTACTGGATGAACCTTTCAGCGCCCTGGATAAAAAATCTAAGCTTAAACTCAGACAGGAGCTTAAGGATATCCACACACTCTGGCAAATCCCTTTCATCCTTGTTTCTCATGATGAAGAGGACGCAGGCTTTCTGGGGGATCGGATACTAACTCTGAATAAGGGCGTACCTGTCGCAGGACCGGTGGCGCAGTTGTCTGCGGACATTTAA
- a CDS encoding DUF1015 domain-containing protein yields the protein MATIIPLHGLRYNEEKAGNIKDLVTPPYDVIDATAQEKYYQLNPHNVIRLEYGKKIPSDNDTDNRYTRAADFFRRWQSEGILKQEDEPALYLYQQQFDVDGKTMVRTGIICGVKLEPYENGVVLPHEETMPKHKADRLALMQACGANFSPIFGLYSDQERRIDHLLLNAVQDSPGSIDFTDELGHGHRLWVITDTALVEQVQKLMEEQRIYIADGHHRYETALNYARQNPDKPAAGYVMMTLVNLYDPGLVILPTHRLVVENKVDKQTLLANLQEDFVVEKTNATDVGKVIELMAGLAGFQDDGGTVHRQVFGLYVGENVYYTLTLRSEDIISRKMPTERSADWRKLDVSVLQKLILENQLGIDMQALAGGDAIKYTRDAREAVQVVDQGHCRLAFLMNPTLIAEVTKVAANGEKMPQKSTFFYPKLITGLVINKF from the coding sequence ATGGCCACCATCATTCCCCTGCACGGCCTGCGGTACAACGAAGAAAAAGCCGGAAACATCAAAGACCTGGTAACACCACCCTACGACGTGATTGACGCCACTGCCCAGGAAAAATATTATCAACTTAACCCGCATAATGTTATCCGCCTGGAATATGGCAAAAAAATACCCTCCGATAACGATACAGATAACCGCTACACCCGGGCAGCAGATTTTTTCCGCCGGTGGCAGAGCGAGGGTATCTTAAAGCAAGAGGATGAACCGGCCCTTTACCTATACCAGCAGCAGTTTGATGTCGATGGTAAAACAATGGTACGCACCGGTATAATTTGCGGTGTAAAACTGGAACCTTACGAAAATGGAGTAGTTTTACCTCACGAAGAAACCATGCCCAAGCATAAAGCCGACCGGCTGGCCTTGATGCAGGCCTGCGGGGCTAATTTCAGCCCCATATTCGGGTTGTACAGTGACCAGGAGCGTAGGATTGACCATTTGCTCCTTAATGCGGTGCAAGATTCACCCGGCAGCATTGACTTTACCGATGAGCTGGGACACGGGCACCGTCTCTGGGTAATTACAGACACAGCACTGGTTGAACAAGTACAGAAGTTAATGGAAGAGCAGCGCATCTATATTGCCGACGGTCACCACCGTTACGAAACCGCGCTGAATTATGCCCGTCAAAACCCCGACAAACCCGCTGCCGGTTATGTAATGATGACCCTGGTTAATCTATACGATCCCGGCCTGGTTATACTACCCACCCACCGGCTGGTTGTGGAAAACAAGGTGGATAAACAAACACTGTTGGCTAACTTACAAGAAGATTTTGTGGTGGAAAAAACAAATGCCACAGATGTTGGCAAAGTTATAGAATTAATGGCTGGTTTAGCGGGATTCCAGGATGATGGCGGCACCGTACACCGGCAGGTTTTCGGGCTGTATGTGGGAGAAAACGTTTATTATACATTAACATTGCGAAGTGAAGATATTATAAGTCGTAAAATGCCTACTGAGCGCTCAGCTGACTGGCGCAAGCTAGATGTATCTGTCCTACAAAAACTAATCCTGGAAAACCAGCTGGGCATAGATATGCAGGCCCTGGCCGGCGGTGATGCTATTAAATACACCCGTGACGCCCGGGAGGCAGTACAGGTAGTGGATCAAGGCCATTGCCGGTTGGCATTTTTAATGAATCCCACACTGATCGCGGAAGTTACCAAAGTAGCAGCCAACGGGGAAAAAATGCCGCAAAAATCCACTTTCTTTTACCCCAAGTTAATTACCGGGCTGGTTATTAATAAGTTTTAA
- a CDS encoding 3'-5' exonuclease, translated as MFFQLVETGKKNTCGKTPELDKELSLYIKKLASRGKIRIPKRLNLREIDFAVIDLETTGFYPSGGDEIISIGAVLIRGGRIYRRLSFNRLVNPYRNIPEEVIRLTGISPNQVSKACSIYKVMPDFLSFIDGNVLIGHMINFDLSFLNRKLKLCRTKIYNKSLDTANLAKALLPTLSDYSLDGLLTRFNIGNEGRHTALGDALLTAQLFLALLELGFEKNTARWCDLDNCLKLSEQSEFIQFGI; from the coding sequence TTGTTCTTTCAACTGGTTGAAACCGGGAAAAAAAACACCTGCGGGAAGACACCCGAACTGGATAAGGAACTGTCACTCTACATAAAAAAACTTGCCAGCCGGGGTAAAATTAGGATTCCCAAACGGCTCAATTTAAGAGAGATTGACTTCGCTGTGATTGATCTGGAAACCACCGGCTTTTACCCGTCAGGCGGGGATGAAATTATTTCCATCGGGGCCGTGCTTATCCGAGGTGGCAGGATTTACCGGAGATTATCCTTTAACCGGCTGGTCAACCCATACCGGAACATTCCCGAAGAAGTAATACGGCTGACAGGGATTAGTCCAAACCAGGTTAGCAAAGCCTGTTCAATTTACAAGGTAATGCCCGATTTTTTAAGCTTTATTGACGGGAACGTGCTCATAGGTCATATGATTAACTTTGATCTCAGTTTCTTAAACCGCAAACTGAAGTTATGCCGGACTAAGATTTATAACAAATCGCTTGACACGGCAAACCTGGCCAAAGCACTTCTCCCCACCCTTAGTGATTATTCACTTGATGGCCTGCTGACCCGTTTCAATATCGGGAACGAGGGCAGGCACACCGCGCTGGGAGACGCATTATTAACGGCCCAACTTTTCCTGGCTTTGCTCGAACTGGGCTTTGAAAAAAATACCGCCAGGTGGTGCGACCTGGACAACTGCTTAAAGCTTAGTGAACAATCAGAATTCATTCAATTCGGCATCTGA
- a CDS encoding SIR2 family protein, whose protein sequence is MYIPKTSSNYPGHFIGRDVVFVFGAGASYADGAPLQADILPLIMSDELPDIRKSKIGQTVTEFIAENFAWDVNARIYPTLETVFGFLDYFISQDEHLNAQYPNARIRAIKEGLIKLIHYVISVKSNQQGKTYRSFWEAVCRYNPNIAILTLNYDTLLEDAFSNIHPGPGYVDYCIHLMNYDLTEKKQMHRYPKPEAVKIMKGHGSLNWKYCHCCKQVLLTPRDTKIDLFEEHNGEDPGSSAKYYCPIDASEFETLIIPPSHIKKISHLVISQILSEAMREIRSCKKVLFVGYSFPDADVHFKALFKKSLSRGQQVIVINNTKSKTLKYNYLALTSNVQFIKLSFADFLGNQCLVKEILTGTGSTRSNG, encoded by the coding sequence ATGTACATACCAAAAACTAGTTCTAATTATCCCGGGCACTTCATTGGGCGGGACGTGGTTTTTGTATTTGGTGCCGGAGCCTCTTATGCTGATGGTGCCCCCCTGCAGGCGGATATATTGCCTTTAATTATGTCTGATGAACTTCCGGATATACGCAAGTCAAAAATCGGGCAAACAGTCACGGAATTTATAGCAGAAAACTTTGCCTGGGATGTAAATGCCCGAATTTACCCCACGCTGGAAACTGTATTTGGCTTTTTGGATTACTTTATTAGCCAGGACGAACACCTGAATGCTCAATATCCCAATGCACGCATTCGCGCCATAAAAGAAGGACTAATAAAACTTATCCATTACGTTATCAGCGTCAAATCAAACCAGCAGGGGAAAACATATCGTTCCTTCTGGGAAGCTGTATGTCGGTATAATCCTAATATAGCAATACTTACCCTGAACTATGACACTTTGCTGGAAGATGCATTTAGCAATATACATCCCGGCCCGGGTTATGTAGATTATTGCATTCACCTGATGAATTATGATCTTACCGAAAAAAAACAGATGCACCGTTACCCAAAACCAGAGGCTGTCAAAATAATGAAGGGGCATGGCAGTTTAAACTGGAAATATTGCCATTGCTGTAAACAGGTTTTACTTACCCCCCGGGACACCAAGATAGACTTATTTGAGGAGCATAATGGTGAAGACCCCGGTAGTTCTGCTAAATATTATTGTCCTATTGACGCCTCGGAATTTGAAACATTGATTATACCACCGTCACATATCAAGAAAATATCCCACCTTGTTATCTCGCAAATTCTTAGTGAAGCTATGCGGGAAATCAGGTCTTGCAAAAAAGTATTATTTGTTGGCTACTCTTTCCCCGATGCTGATGTGCATTTCAAGGCTTTGTTTAAAAAAAGTTTGTCCCGTGGGCAGCAAGTAATAGTTATTAACAATACTAAATCAAAAACCTTGAAATATAATTACCTCGCTTTAACTAGTAACGTGCAGTTTATAAAACTTTCCTTTGCTGACTTCCTGGGTAACCAATGTTTAGTAAAAGAAATATTAACGGGTACCGGCAGCACCAGAAGCAATGGATAA
- a CDS encoding DUF294 nucleotidyltransferase-like domain-containing protein, translated as MNIFNTTELLEKIHPFNELPGSLLGDVVKQVRVKTFPKGAYIFRQGEAGRGYLYFISRGSAEVLVENEKGTVSVVSHRHEQDFFGETVFMTEKNYPGSVRAREEMTCVLVPNTVFEHLIDKQPGFAKHFIKVTTNRMRSLYEELVEGQSADTELFTETPVFRRRLGEIMVSPVITCKADETVHSVAQTMKDHGISSVIIVDGDNRPIGLLTERDLVRRVLVQGADYRPDLPARKAMNPKLVVVTVNDFFYEALLVLVKNQATHLVVMDEDKLVGIISLRHMIKTRSTGTLWLSDKVRELSSKKDLPSAGQEIDSFLNGLVAEKASINEIFEIMANIHDRLTRRILKLCEEEMIREGYGPPPVDYCWFEMGSSGRKEQALRTDQDNGIIYETVPPEYSDLAMTYFLRLGNKVVDWLALSGFKRCKGNVMANNPDWCMALDKWEELVEAWTRRGRPEDIRKLTIFLDFRGIYGKLSLAARLREHAMRTVGPSKYIINLLIEDGTGYRVPLNLWGGFMTEKSGPNRGGINLKNSACIHLVNCLRIFSLRYDIRETPTLARLAALVQLDIIPQGDGEYFEAAYQTLMHLRLLENLKKVKENKAPDNFIDPRRLSKREQGMLKDAFQAITRLQKITSTYLGWPLLR; from the coding sequence GTGAACATTTTTAACACAACCGAGTTACTTGAAAAAATCCACCCTTTTAATGAACTGCCCGGCAGCCTGCTGGGGGATGTTGTAAAGCAGGTACGGGTGAAGACCTTTCCTAAAGGCGCATATATCTTCCGTCAAGGGGAGGCCGGACGCGGTTATCTTTATTTTATTAGTCGCGGTTCGGCGGAAGTGTTGGTAGAAAACGAGAAAGGTACTGTTTCCGTTGTCAGCCACCGGCATGAACAGGACTTTTTCGGTGAAACCGTTTTCATGACTGAAAAAAATTATCCGGGATCGGTACGAGCCAGGGAAGAAATGACTTGCGTGCTGGTTCCCAATACGGTTTTTGAACATCTTATAGATAAACAACCAGGCTTTGCGAAGCACTTTATCAAGGTTACCACCAACCGGATGCGGAGCCTTTATGAAGAACTGGTGGAAGGGCAATCGGCCGATACGGAACTTTTTACGGAAACACCGGTTTTCAGACGGCGCCTGGGCGAGATAATGGTTTCTCCGGTCATAACCTGCAAAGCAGATGAAACGGTCCATTCTGTAGCCCAAACGATGAAAGACCATGGTATTAGTTCGGTCATTATTGTTGACGGGGATAACCGGCCCATCGGTTTGCTTACAGAACGGGACCTGGTTCGCCGGGTGCTAGTGCAAGGAGCGGACTACCGTCCTGATTTACCGGCCCGGAAAGCCATGAACCCCAAGTTGGTCGTGGTGACGGTGAATGATTTCTTCTACGAGGCCCTGCTGGTCCTGGTAAAAAACCAGGCTACCCATCTGGTGGTAATGGATGAGGATAAACTGGTGGGGATTATCTCCCTAAGACACATGATTAAAACCCGCAGCACCGGTACGCTCTGGCTGTCAGACAAAGTGCGGGAACTCTCCTCCAAAAAAGACCTACCCTCTGCCGGACAGGAAATAGATAGCTTTTTAAACGGTCTGGTGGCGGAAAAAGCTTCGATTAACGAAATCTTTGAAATTATGGCCAATATACATGACCGGCTTACCCGTCGTATCCTTAAGCTCTGCGAGGAGGAAATGATACGGGAAGGCTATGGTCCCCCGCCTGTCGACTACTGCTGGTTTGAAATGGGGAGTTCGGGCCGCAAGGAACAGGCGCTGCGCACGGATCAGGATAACGGCATTATTTATGAGACCGTGCCGCCGGAATACAGCGATTTAGCTATGACCTACTTCTTACGGCTAGGTAACAAAGTTGTGGATTGGCTGGCTTTGAGCGGCTTTAAACGGTGTAAGGGAAACGTTATGGCCAACAACCCTGATTGGTGTATGGCGCTGGACAAGTGGGAAGAATTGGTCGAAGCCTGGACCCGTCGGGGGAGACCGGAAGACATCCGGAAGCTGACTATTTTTCTTGACTTCCGAGGAATTTACGGAAAGCTCTCCCTGGCCGCCAGACTGCGGGAGCACGCCATGCGTACCGTGGGCCCGTCCAAATATATTATAAACCTGCTAATTGAAGACGGGACCGGTTACCGGGTCCCACTTAACCTATGGGGTGGGTTTATGACGGAAAAATCGGGACCAAACCGGGGCGGAATAAATTTAAAGAACTCTGCCTGTATCCATCTCGTCAATTGCTTGCGCATTTTTTCCTTAAGATATGATATTCGTGAAACACCTACACTGGCCAGGCTGGCCGCCTTGGTGCAACTGGACATAATACCTCAGGGGGACGGGGAGTATTTTGAAGCGGCTTATCAAACCTTGATGCACCTGCGACTGCTGGAAAACCTGAAAAAAGTAAAGGAAAACAAAGCGCCGGACAACTTTATTGATCCGCGCCGGCTGAGCAAGCGCGAGCAGGGAATGCTTAAAGATGCATTCCAGGCCATAACCCGTCTGCAAAAAATCACCTCCACCTATCTCGGATGGCCATTGCTGCGCTAA